The sequence CTCAATAAGTTAGGAGATTTTAAAGAAGTGGGATTTTCGTGTAAACCGTAAAGCAAACCAGTTATCTAAAAAGCTTTGCGGTTTTTTTATATACTGGAGGAGGTGAACAGTATCAAATGGCAAAAGGAAAAATAAAGTGGTTCTCAAATCAAAAAGGATATGGTTTTGTTACCGGAGAAAACGGCAAAGACGTCTTTGTGCATTTTAGCGCTATTAAAGGCGAAGGATATAAATCTTTGGCGGAAGGCGATGAGGTAGAATTTGAA comes from Nitrospirota bacterium and encodes:
- a CDS encoding cold-shock protein, which produces MAKGKIKWFSNQKGYGFVTGENGKDVFVHFSAIKGEGYKSLAEGDEVEFEVTQGPKGEQATNVTKI